From Flavobacterium alkalisoli, the proteins below share one genomic window:
- a CDS encoding serine hydrolase domain-containing protein, which produces MKKTALFLFFIVAGAQCFAQTEPKFEKIDGLLNHFYSNDRFMGSVSIREKNDVVFESAYGYADVANGIKATTHTKYKIGSITKMFTAAIVFQLIEDKKLTLDTKLSQFYPDVKNADSISIGQLLNHKSGIYNYTDAPEFMEYTTSPQTKAELLKRIMSYEPAFKPGEKAEYSNSNYILLGFIIEDITKKTYKANVNDRIVNPLKLKDTYYFSKTNPKRNEAYSYHFEDGKWIQSDEWDSSIAYAAGALLSTPNDLTKFIKALFDGKIIKPESLEQMKKMDMGYGKGMFIFPFGERHFYGHNGGIESFSSVLGYYPKEQMAISIIKNGNNYDLDEIMVGVLSCYYKIPYPLPNLKTAAVSADILKGYVGVFASKDIPLKMTFTYTEEGLMAQATGQSEFPLTPVADNEFVFNPASINIVFKDKNSFVLKQGGMEFNFTRE; this is translated from the coding sequence ATGAAAAAGACTGCTTTATTTTTATTTTTTATTGTGGCAGGCGCGCAATGCTTTGCCCAGACAGAACCCAAATTTGAAAAGATAGACGGACTGCTTAACCACTTTTATTCTAACGACAGGTTTATGGGATCTGTATCCATAAGGGAAAAGAATGACGTGGTTTTTGAAAGTGCTTACGGCTATGCCGATGTGGCAAATGGCATTAAGGCCACCACCCACACCAAATACAAAATAGGGTCTATAACAAAAATGTTTACGGCAGCTATCGTTTTCCAGCTGATTGAAGACAAAAAGCTTACCCTTGACACAAAACTTTCACAGTTTTATCCTGATGTAAAAAATGCAGACAGTATAAGCATAGGCCAATTGCTTAATCATAAAAGCGGCATATACAATTATACCGATGCACCGGAGTTTATGGAGTACACTACTTCTCCCCAAACCAAAGCAGAATTGCTAAAAAGGATAATGAGTTATGAGCCTGCATTTAAACCGGGTGAAAAAGCCGAGTACAGCAACTCCAACTATATACTTCTTGGTTTTATAATAGAAGACATTACAAAGAAAACCTACAAAGCCAATGTAAACGACAGGATAGTAAACCCTTTAAAACTAAAGGACACTTATTACTTTTCTAAAACCAACCCTAAAAGAAATGAGGCTTACTCTTACCATTTTGAGGATGGAAAATGGATACAGTCGGACGAATGGGACAGCTCAATAGCTTATGCTGCCGGAGCATTGCTTTCTACCCCTAACGACCTTACCAAATTCATAAAGGCTCTTTTTGACGGCAAAATAATTAAACCGGAATCGCTTGAGCAGATGAAAAAAATGGACATGGGGTATGGCAAAGGTATGTTTATATTTCCGTTTGGAGAGCGTCATTTTTACGGACATAATGGCGGTATAGAATCGTTTTCATCGGTATTGGGTTATTACCCTAAAGAGCAGATGGCGATATCCATTATAAAAAACGGCAACAATTATGACCTTGATGAAATAATGGTAGGCGTGCTTAGTTGCTACTATAAGATACCTTATCCGCTTCCTAACCTAAAAACAGCTGCGGTTTCAGCAGATATATTAAAAGGATATGTGGGTGTATTTGCCTCTAAAGACATTCCTTTAAAAATGACCTTCACCTATACAGAGGAAGGACTTATGGCACAGGCTACAGGACAAAGTGAGTTTCCGTTAACACCGGTAGCCGACAATGAATTTGTATTTAACCCTGCCAGCATCAACATCGTGTTTAAGGATAAAAACAGTTTTGTTTTAAAACAGGGAGGTATGGAATTTAACTTTACCAGAGAGTAA
- a CDS encoding ferritin-like domain-containing protein, whose translation MNIIKFIESFTDDNLLNSKGSRRDSFSQFKTLGKNMATAALPFGIASLVLAPTKANAAATAFMTTQDTPTTALQLALILEYLEDEFYQMALDTNGLIPAADQAIIAQISQHESAHVAFLASALGDMAPMKPDFDFTVGGAFDTFGDYPTFLALSQAFEDTGVRAYKGQAGNLMSNGDLLTAGLQIHSVEARHASQIRRLRGQKGWIVGSDRGGLPEAAQAVYDGEENAIQAGFNTASVMATNGPAIPAAAGPESFDEILTGQQATDIASLFFAQ comes from the coding sequence ATGAATATTATAAAATTTATAGAGTCGTTTACTGATGATAATCTTTTAAACAGTAAAGGTTCACGAAGAGATAGTTTCAGCCAGTTTAAAACATTAGGAAAAAACATGGCAACAGCCGCACTTCCTTTTGGTATAGCATCACTTGTACTGGCACCTACAAAAGCCAATGCAGCAGCAACCGCTTTTATGACTACACAGGACACTCCAACAACAGCTTTACAGCTGGCACTAATACTGGAATACCTTGAAGACGAATTTTACCAAATGGCACTGGACACAAACGGACTGATTCCGGCAGCAGACCAGGCTATAATAGCTCAAATATCGCAGCATGAGTCGGCACACGTTGCATTCCTTGCATCTGCACTTGGTGATATGGCTCCAATGAAACCTGACTTTGATTTTACCGTAGGCGGAGCTTTTGATACATTTGGCGACTATCCTACTTTCTTAGCACTTTCTCAGGCTTTTGAAGATACAGGGGTTCGTGCTTATAAAGGGCAGGCTGGTAATTTAATGTCTAACGGAGATTTGCTTACCGCAGGTTTACAGATACATTCTGTAGAAGCGCGACATGCATCACAGATAAGAAGACTAAGAGGGCAAAAAGGATGGATTGTAGGTAGTGATCGCGGCGGATTACCGGAAGCAGCTCAGGCCGTTTATGACGGAGAGGAAAATGCAATACAGGCCGGTTTCAATACGGCATCGGTAATGGCTACAAACGGACCGGCAATTCCGGCAGCAGCAGGACCTGAATCGTTTGACGAAATACTTACAGGACAACAGGCAACTGATATTGCCTCATTATTCTTTGCTCAATAA
- a CDS encoding ferritin-like domain-containing protein, which translates to MMKKVKVEEVKSNLTNRRSFLKISGLAIAGTGLVLAGCNNDDDGGMAPPVDNQLPGVRNGVFDLGGGDAGILTYAYALEQLEADFYTRVVNGNNFGSVFSSEEQTVLTDLYNHEVIHREFFRAALTGALNDPDRLLPDLNFDYGDLNFSNRLQVLNTAKTLEDTGVAAYNGAGRYITTPDYLVIAGKIVSVEARHASAIRSLLNPGSADFAGDDVIDANGLDLAQMPSQILAAVGSLGVVQTPFTAQFLP; encoded by the coding sequence ATTATGAAAAAAGTAAAAGTTGAGGAAGTAAAATCTAACCTGACCAACAGGCGAAGCTTCCTTAAAATCAGCGGGCTTGCCATTGCAGGAACAGGTCTTGTACTGGCCGGATGCAACAACGACGATGACGGCGGAATGGCACCACCGGTAGACAACCAGCTTCCCGGAGTAAGAAACGGTGTATTTGACCTTGGCGGTGGAGACGCAGGTATTCTTACTTATGCTTATGCTTTAGAACAGCTTGAAGCCGATTTTTATACAAGAGTAGTAAACGGAAATAATTTTGGTAGTGTTTTCAGTAGTGAAGAGCAAACCGTTTTAACCGATTTATACAATCATGAAGTTATACACCGTGAGTTTTTCAGGGCAGCTTTAACAGGAGCCTTAAATGACCCTGATCGATTACTTCCGGATCTTAACTTTGACTATGGTGACCTTAACTTTAGCAATAGGCTACAGGTACTTAATACAGCCAAAACACTTGAAGATACAGGTGTAGCCGCTTACAACGGTGCCGGTAGATATATCACTACTCCTGATTATCTTGTTATAGCAGGTAAAATTGTTTCGGTAGAAGCAAGGCACGCTTCGGCAATACGAAGCCTTTTAAATCCGGGATCTGCAGATTTTGCAGGCGACGACGTAATAGACGCTAACGGTCTTGACCTGGCACAAATGCCTTCTCAAATACTTGCAGCTGTAGGCAGCCTGGGTGTTGTACAAACTCCTTTTACAGCACAGTTCTTACCTTAA
- a CDS encoding DUF502 domain-containing protein, with product MSIIKKPTRAVILGGLFLVIPVILIIILVGHAVEIIGPLGKKVSSVLGIHSIFGAATLTVVCVFIILFFCYLAGMLIQFGFVQQWGKKMEQQLFLIVPSLQVLKYRLIDENQAAVKDTWKAILLRDGDFYLLAFITDEGDDKYMSVFIPDAPNMGGGEIRFLEKALCEYEPISMKIAMNALNSFGASGRPWDHIAKK from the coding sequence ATGTCAATAATTAAAAAACCAACCAGAGCAGTAATTTTGGGAGGACTGTTTTTAGTAATCCCGGTAATACTTATTATAATACTTGTAGGCCATGCGGTAGAAATTATCGGACCATTGGGTAAAAAAGTCAGCAGTGTTTTAGGTATACATTCCATTTTTGGCGCTGCAACACTCACGGTAGTATGTGTTTTTATAATTCTCTTCTTTTGCTATCTGGCAGGAATGCTCATACAGTTTGGGTTTGTGCAGCAATGGGGAAAGAAAATGGAGCAGCAGCTTTTTTTGATAGTACCCAGCCTGCAGGTACTTAAATACCGACTTATCGATGAAAACCAGGCTGCCGTGAAAGATACATGGAAAGCAATTTTGTTGCGCGATGGTGATTTCTATCTTCTTGCATTTATTACAGATGAAGGCGATGATAAATATATGAGTGTATTTATACCTGATGCTCCTAATATGGGAGGTGGTGAAATACGTTTTCTGGAAAAAGCATTATGTGAATATGAGCCTATATCCATGAAAATTGCCATGAATGCATTAAACAGTTTTGGTGCTTCCGGAAGGCCTTGGGATCATATAGCTAAAAAATAA
- a CDS encoding tetratricopeptide repeat protein has protein sequence MKILLILFSCVMIIVSCQNSHTNPNNVTIIRDTIFITDTVQKEVEKPAGGLNMTPIVPERDTVKAMVLKKEALQLLINKGNLLNAQYKIEESIMYNNKDVDSWYIYGNISQEMNKYEDALFAYKHAIELDPTHIDAIMKCAIVAGKTGDEFSACVYLHQACNLGDQKACEGVRKFCND, from the coding sequence ATGAAAATTTTACTGATTCTTTTTTCATGTGTCATGATAATTGTGTCCTGCCAAAATTCTCACACAAACCCTAATAACGTTACGATAATCAGGGACACAATCTTTATTACTGATACAGTTCAAAAAGAAGTTGAAAAACCAGCAGGAGGCCTAAATATGACTCCAATTGTTCCTGAACGAGATACAGTTAAGGCTATGGTATTAAAAAAAGAAGCACTACAACTTTTAATCAATAAGGGAAATTTGCTTAATGCCCAATACAAAATAGAGGAGTCTATAATGTATAACAATAAAGATGTTGACTCATGGTATATTTATGGCAATATAAGCCAAGAAATGAATAAGTACGAAGATGCTTTATTTGCGTACAAACATGCTATAGAATTAGACCCAACTCATATTGATGCCATAATGAAATGTGCAATTGTTGCAGGTAAAACTGGAGACGAGTTTTCAGCTTGTGTATATTTACATCAGGCTTGTAATTTAGGCGACCAAAAAGCCTGTGAAGGAGTAAGGAAATTTTGTAATGATTAA
- a CDS encoding LacI family DNA-binding transcriptional regulator: MKPKATLKQIAKELNVSVSTVSKALSNSPEISEPTKIRVQEFAKLKNYKPNNMAVNLKNKRSKTIGVIIPNILNPFFAKVFSGIEKAANEKGYNVITCISNESLEKEIHAMDMLSNGTIDGFILSISEETQKEGEFKHFKEAMADDLPIVMFDRISDDVACDKVIVDDFDSAVYAMNHLIKSKCKNIALVSTIDNLSVGKLRTEGYVKALNDNGYKVNEAIMLHTDNTEDFDAKLQPLFDNNKIDGVFALDEHASVMAMKTAIKKGFKIPEELSIIGFADGVWSRRLTPSLSTVSQHGPEIGEAAAEMLINRLEAKEGEEPDYETRIIKTELRQRESTRKL, translated from the coding sequence ATGAAACCAAAAGCTACATTAAAACAGATTGCAAAAGAACTTAACGTCTCTGTATCTACAGTGTCTAAGGCTTTGAGTAACAGCCCTGAAATTAGTGAGCCTACAAAAATAAGGGTGCAGGAATTTGCCAAGCTTAAAAACTATAAGCCTAATAATATGGCTGTAAACCTTAAGAATAAAAGGTCTAAAACCATTGGGGTCATTATACCTAATATTCTTAATCCGTTTTTTGCTAAGGTTTTTAGCGGTATAGAAAAGGCAGCAAACGAAAAAGGGTATAATGTAATTACCTGTATCTCTAACGAGTCGTTAGAAAAGGAAATCCATGCTATGGATATGCTTAGTAACGGTACTATAGACGGTTTTATACTTTCCATTTCTGAAGAAACCCAAAAAGAAGGGGAGTTTAAGCATTTTAAGGAAGCTATGGCCGATGACCTGCCTATTGTTATGTTCGACAGGATTTCTGATGATGTTGCCTGCGATAAGGTTATTGTGGACGACTTTGACTCTGCAGTGTATGCCATGAACCATCTTATAAAATCTAAATGTAAAAATATAGCCCTTGTTTCTACCATAGATAACCTTAGTGTTGGTAAATTAAGGACAGAGGGATATGTAAAAGCACTTAATGATAATGGGTATAAGGTAAATGAAGCAATTATGCTGCATACTGATAATACGGAAGATTTTGATGCGAAGCTTCAGCCTTTATTTGATAATAATAAAATAGACGGAGTTTTTGCATTGGATGAGCATGCTTCTGTTATGGCAATGAAAACCGCCATTAAAAAAGGATTTAAAATTCCTGAGGAGCTTTCTATCATCGGTTTTGCAGATGGGGTATGGTCAAGAAGGCTTACGCCGAGTTTATCTACAGTTAGCCAGCACGGACCTGAAATAGGCGAGGCTGCTGCCGAAATGCTTATTAACCGGCTTGAAGCTAAAGAAGGTGAAGAACCGGATTATGAAACCCGCATTATTAAAACAGAACTAAGACAAAGGGAATCTACCCGAAAATTATAA
- a CDS encoding ATP-binding protein: MMLKESNPFSDGLFVGFVTSVSPTVTQVTFPSSLLLKKFYSADNSFHALTGEYVIIEGAGNGFLGKITEIALPENERLELTENKFEKQSFHPKGKIEILLCFDNYILKAKKGLNELPPVSAKVFLCSNEFLNFLMKDFGNKAKVSSVYIPLATLPRDTSHVINISSQSLFGRHCAIVGTTGGGKSWTVAKLIEEVQSNHGKAILIDATGEFKKLSEGNNKVKHLSFNDVQNQVYLSYKNLKESDLMAMFRPAGQTQLPKFQDAIRNLRLREVIATDTSQRHTEPCIAEILSFVDSGSAVCIDKRHRRRNAFSEAYNVFPEVNREDCYFDINELIRQILLECVYEFPSTTGVPLTSYGGYNERDLANCHSLLSRIGTVIRNKNFSSVFGFNLPTGISELTSEIQDFLSPNSEIDILILSVEHVSTENNLREILVNAIGRLLLEMAIAKNFKLSAGEQGKKSLLLFLDEAHLFLNKKIKDEYSIEVELNAFERIAKECRKYGLFLVISTQMPRDIPRGVLSQMGTFIVHRLINQQDREAIEFACSDANKSSLAFLPILSSGEALLTGVDFPMPMIIKVIAPNVKPDSETPIVL; the protein is encoded by the coding sequence ATGATGCTTAAAGAGTCTAATCCTTTTTCTGACGGTCTATTTGTTGGTTTTGTTACTTCAGTGTCACCAACTGTAACACAAGTAACTTTCCCCTCATCTTTGTTGCTAAAGAAATTTTATAGTGCTGATAATAGTTTTCATGCTTTAACAGGCGAATATGTTATTATTGAAGGGGCAGGAAACGGCTTCTTAGGAAAGATTACTGAAATTGCACTCCCAGAAAATGAGAGATTGGAATTGACTGAAAATAAATTTGAAAAACAATCTTTCCATCCAAAGGGCAAAATAGAGATATTACTTTGTTTTGATAATTATATATTGAAAGCAAAAAAAGGACTTAATGAATTACCGCCTGTTAGTGCTAAAGTATTTCTTTGTTCAAATGAGTTTTTAAACTTTCTGATGAAAGATTTTGGCAATAAAGCAAAGGTTTCATCAGTATATATTCCTTTGGCTACCTTGCCAAGGGATACTTCGCATGTAATTAATATCTCATCACAATCTCTTTTTGGAAGGCATTGTGCAATAGTAGGTACAACTGGAGGGGGTAAAAGTTGGACAGTTGCTAAATTAATTGAAGAAGTTCAAAGTAATCATGGCAAAGCAATATTAATTGACGCTACAGGTGAGTTTAAGAAATTAAGCGAAGGCAACAATAAGGTGAAACATCTATCATTTAATGATGTTCAAAACCAAGTGTATCTCAGCTATAAAAATCTAAAAGAATCTGACTTAATGGCAATGTTTCGTCCAGCAGGACAAACTCAGTTACCAAAATTTCAAGATGCTATCAGAAACTTAAGATTGAGAGAGGTTATAGCTACAGATACATCTCAACGTCATACAGAACCCTGTATAGCAGAAATATTGAGCTTTGTCGATAGTGGTAGCGCAGTATGTATTGATAAAAGGCATAGAAGAAGGAATGCGTTTTCTGAAGCATATAATGTTTTCCCTGAAGTAAATAGGGAAGACTGTTATTTTGATATTAACGAATTAATACGTCAAATACTTTTAGAGTGCGTATATGAATTTCCCTCAACAACAGGAGTACCCTTAACTTCTTACGGAGGATATAACGAAAGAGACTTAGCAAACTGTCACTCCCTCTTATCAAGGATAGGGACAGTAATACGAAATAAAAACTTCTCTTCAGTTTTTGGTTTTAACCTTCCAACCGGAATTTCAGAATTAACTTCTGAAATACAGGATTTTCTAAGCCCAAATAGCGAGATAGACATACTTATTCTCTCAGTAGAACATGTGTCTACTGAAAATAATCTAAGAGAGATACTGGTAAATGCCATTGGAAGATTATTATTAGAAATGGCTATTGCCAAAAATTTTAAGCTATCTGCCGGGGAACAAGGAAAAAAGAGTCTTTTATTATTTCTTGATGAAGCCCATCTCTTTCTAAACAAAAAAATTAAAGATGAATATTCAATAGAAGTGGAACTCAATGCTTTTGAAAGAATAGCAAAAGAGTGTAGGAAGTATGGACTCTTTCTTGTTATTTCCACACAAATGCCAAGAGATATACCAAGAGGTGTATTAAGTCAGATGGGGACTTTTATTGTTCACCGATTGATTAATCAACAAGACCGTGAAGCTATAGAGTTTGCCTGCTCGGATGCTAACAAAAGCTCATTGGCTTTTTTACCTATATTGAGTTCAGGTGAAGCACTACTGACTGGCGTTGACTTTCCAATGCCAATGATTATAAAAGTTATTGCACCAAATGTTAAACCAGATTCTGAAACTCCTATAGTATTATAG
- a CDS encoding SIR2 family protein: protein MPDIIKNKKLTITVEYCNEGGSPNYEIYTSAIINRGGEIKEYSSKDGFVEKDGESVSIFFLANKAKRDFYINLLQNKYGEIENVVFLTGAGSSVNVGVHNKGLTMAGLWSLLDTEHKDCLAKLITETGHDSAIHDLEALLSLAGMKNIVEKGTLNTEIDTVKSFIADKCSLELPATASHREFLRKITLRPQKFPRVKLFTSNYDTLFEQAAREEMLTIMDGFTFSNPREFNGKYYDYDIIETRHNRQDKRDNIISRLFYLFKMHGSLNWENKSGRIIQSDENSIPVQNRVMIFPQDSKFEHSYEQPYFEMMARFQQALRTENTLLITIGFSFYDKHISSVILESLKQNPSLNLLTFTYPFLINYDKDSQKELYNIASLQSRVSLIVDSFDDFVSAYPENHAHKRFDLLTELNENLRKLNTDNDA from the coding sequence ATGCCTGATATAATCAAAAATAAGAAACTCACAATAACAGTTGAGTATTGCAATGAAGGCGGTTCTCCTAACTATGAAATTTATACTTCAGCAATAATAAATCGTGGTGGTGAAATCAAGGAATATAGTAGTAAAGATGGATTTGTTGAAAAAGATGGTGAATCGGTTTCTATATTTTTTTTAGCAAATAAAGCAAAAAGAGATTTTTACATAAATCTTCTTCAGAATAAATATGGCGAAATTGAAAACGTAGTCTTTCTTACAGGAGCAGGCTCCTCAGTGAATGTTGGTGTTCATAATAAGGGATTAACAATGGCAGGTCTTTGGTCATTGCTCGATACGGAACATAAGGATTGTTTGGCTAAATTAATTACAGAAACAGGACATGATTCAGCAATACATGATTTAGAGGCTCTACTTTCTTTAGCTGGTATGAAAAACATAGTTGAAAAGGGAACATTAAATACTGAAATTGATACCGTAAAAAGTTTTATCGCAGATAAATGTAGTTTAGAATTACCTGCAACTGCATCACATAGAGAATTTTTAAGAAAAATAACTTTAAGGCCTCAAAAGTTTCCAAGAGTTAAATTGTTTACATCAAATTACGACACATTATTTGAACAGGCAGCACGAGAAGAAATGCTCACGATTATGGATGGCTTCACCTTTTCAAATCCAAGAGAGTTTAATGGAAAATACTATGATTATGATATAATTGAAACAAGGCATAATAGACAAGATAAGAGAGATAATATAATATCAAGATTATTCTATCTGTTTAAGATGCATGGCTCTTTAAATTGGGAAAACAAATCAGGAAGAATTATTCAGTCTGATGAAAATTCAATCCCAGTACAAAATCGTGTTATGATTTTCCCTCAAGACAGTAAATTTGAACATTCATATGAGCAACCATATTTTGAAATGATGGCTCGCTTTCAACAAGCATTAAGAACTGAAAACACTTTGCTAATAACTATTGGTTTTAGTTTCTATGACAAGCATATATCATCAGTAATATTAGAATCTCTCAAGCAAAATCCCTCGTTAAACCTTTTAACTTTTACCTATCCATTTTTAATTAACTATGATAAGGATTCTCAAAAAGAACTTTACAATATAGCATCTCTACAAAGCAGAGTATCCTTAATTGTAGATTCTTTTGATGATTTTGTTAGCGCATACCCTGAAAATCATGCACATAAAAGGTTCGACCTTTTGACTGAGCTAAATGAAAACTTAAGGAAACTTAATACAGATAATGATGCTTAA
- a CDS encoding tyrosine-type recombinase/integrase yields MATGNYRVKTDKDWNSIYYRFKQGKQFDFELSTGIETPKGRWSSSKQEILSTAEMDYKAANIKLKEFNTYILKEFQSSKLDSQIITSRWLKEKISSFFNRETYNPEIDNKVFFAHYITKFIEEARNKKNKRGTTISSRTIQHYRTTLIKIQEFESYEGKKLKLTDIDIKFHGKFVLFLEEQQHLNPNTIGGYIDNIKLFCRTADQKDYNVSKDYKLSDFYSPTNETNDVYLTEEEIDKIYNHKFEQDYLTNARDWLIIGVWTGLRVSDLLKLRLEDIKDGLIYNVNKKTDYPAIIPVHHHVEEILNRLSGLPRKISEQKFNKYIKEACKLAGITEKVEGAKIVPVEVVGINEKITKIHRKKKGIYPKHELVSSHTCRRSFATNHYGKLDTLTIMKITGHVTESQFLAYIKITPKEHAEKLRAHWVNQRKAA; encoded by the coding sequence ATGGCGACAGGAAATTATAGAGTAAAAACGGACAAAGACTGGAACAGTATTTATTACAGATTTAAACAAGGTAAACAGTTTGATTTTGAATTATCAACAGGTATTGAAACCCCAAAAGGCAGATGGAGTTCATCAAAACAGGAGATATTATCTACCGCAGAAATGGATTACAAAGCAGCAAACATAAAATTAAAAGAATTTAATACTTATATTCTCAAAGAGTTTCAATCTTCAAAATTAGATTCCCAAATCATAACCAGTAGATGGCTGAAGGAAAAGATAAGCTCCTTTTTTAACAGGGAAACTTATAACCCTGAAATAGACAATAAGGTATTTTTTGCTCACTACATAACTAAGTTCATAGAAGAAGCAAGGAATAAGAAAAACAAAAGAGGGACAACTATTTCATCACGTACAATACAACATTACAGAACAACACTCATAAAAATACAGGAGTTTGAGTCGTATGAGGGCAAAAAACTAAAACTCACAGATATTGACATAAAGTTTCATGGCAAATTCGTACTCTTCTTAGAGGAACAACAGCATCTAAATCCTAATACTATTGGTGGATATATAGACAATATTAAACTCTTTTGCCGAACTGCCGACCAAAAAGATTACAATGTATCTAAAGATTATAAGCTCTCTGATTTTTACTCTCCAACCAATGAAACTAATGATGTTTATTTAACCGAAGAAGAAATAGATAAAATCTACAATCATAAGTTCGAACAGGATTATCTAACTAACGCAAGGGACTGGCTTATAATTGGTGTTTGGACAGGTTTACGGGTTTCTGACCTTCTAAAATTAAGACTCGAAGACATTAAAGACGGGTTAATATACAACGTAAACAAAAAGACTGATTATCCTGCTATTATTCCTGTTCATCACCATGTAGAAGAGATATTAAATAGACTCTCAGGCTTACCAAGAAAGATAAGTGAACAGAAGTTTAACAAGTACATCAAAGAGGCCTGTAAACTGGCAGGAATAACAGAAAAGGTTGAGGGAGCAAAAATAGTACCTGTTGAAGTGGTTGGGATAAATGAAAAAATAACAAAAATCCATAGAAAGAAAAAAGGTATTTATCCTAAGCATGAACTTGTTTCATCACATACATGTAGAAGGTCTTTTGCTACAAATCATTATGGCAAATTGGACACTCTCACTATAATGAAGATTACTGGGCATGTTACAGAATCACAATTTTTAGCATATATAAAAATCACTCCAAAAGAACATGCAGAAAAATTAAGGGCACATTGGGTGAATCAGAGAAAAGCGGCATAA
- a CDS encoding helix-turn-helix domain-containing protein — MEISEDKFLSDLGIRIRQLREQREFSQQDLADYCEIPKIQIQRIELAKINTTIKTLVKIANALGVHPRDLFSI, encoded by the coding sequence ATGGAGATTTCAGAGGACAAATTCCTGAGTGATTTGGGTATCCGAATCAGACAATTGAGAGAACAAAGAGAGTTTTCTCAGCAGGATTTAGCTGATTATTGTGAAATTCCTAAAATACAAATACAAAGGATAGAACTGGCTAAAATCAATACTACTATAAAGACTTTGGTTAAAATAGCAAATGCATTGGGGGTACACCCACGGGACTTATTTAGTATTTAG